The Fusarium poae strain DAOMC 252244 chromosome 2, whole genome shotgun sequence nucleotide sequence TTCTCAGGCGCCGTTGATTGCAGGCCATagtgatgaagaggaggagcttgaaTATACGACCGAAGGGTCAAGATCTCCCGTTGAAGCGGGTAAGACGGGAAGCGGAATGCCCAGCACATTTGTCCTGGCCCTGACTTTCGCTGCTGGTATAAGCGGTCTTCTTTTTGGATGTTTGTATTCATCCTGTCTTTCATTACAAAAGTTATGCTAACATATAGTTCTAGATGACACGGGAGTCGTATCCGCTACCCTCGTTTCGATAGGGACATCGCTGTCGAACCGCGAACTCACCTCGATGGATAAATCAATCATTACTTCTTCCACGTCGCTATTCGCCCTGATAATTTCGCCGTTTTCCTCCGTTCTCGCCGATCGCCTTGGACGCAAGCACGTTATCCTTTATGCCGACATTCTCTTTATTGCGGGCGCCTTACTACAAGCATGGAGTTCTACGGTTCCGATCATGGTCGCAGGGCGATGCATTATCGGCGCAGGAGTAGGCGCAGCTAGCTTTGTAGTGCCGCTGTACATTGCTGAGGTGGCACCCGCTGCGCACCGAGGACGCCTGGTAACGCTGAATATTATGTTCATTACCTTGGGTCAGGTAATTGCCTACATCGTGGGATGGGCCTTTTCGACATACGGTTCCCCAGCGACAGGATGGCGATGGATGGTAGGATTGGGTGCGTTGCCTGCGATTCTACAGGGAGGCATGATTGCATTTATGCCCGAGACGCCGCGATGGTTGGTCAAGGTTGGTAGATCCAACATGGCTAAAGAAGTTATTCGACGAGTAAACGGCGATACGTTACACCACAATGCGGATGCGGtcatcaaggagatcgaGCTCGAAGTGCGAGAAGAGCATGAGGCAGAACGATTGCGTGATCATCAGGCATCTGGACGGTGGGAGTGGCTTGGTGGATGGAGAGTCCTCATCAGTGAAGGCAGAAACCGTAGAGCCTTGGCCATTGCGTGTCTGCTTCAAGGACTGCAGCAGCTTTGCGGATTTGTAAGTGATCAAAAGGACTACGCTTGTTACATGGCTAACTTTATCGCAGAATTCACTAATGTACTTCTCTGCAACCATCTTTACAGTTATTGGCTTCCAAAGCCCTACGCTTACCTCAATGGTAGTTGCGGTCACGAACTTCCTCGGCACTGTTGCTGCGTTGGGACTTGTAGATCGCATAGGTCGAAGGAGGGTGCTTCTATACTCGATACCGTTTATGGTTGTTGGTCTGTTGCTGTCGGCATACGGCTTCTCGTT carries:
- a CDS encoding hypothetical protein (TransMembrane:12 (i43-60o88-109i116-133o139-162i174-196o208-226i307-336o342-364i371-394o414-435i447-473o485-503i)~BUSCO:29769at5125) encodes the protein MDSSQAPLIAGHSDEEEELEYTTEGSRSPVEAGKTGSGMPSTFVLALTFAAGISGLLFGYDTGVVSATLVSIGTSLSNRELTSMDKSIITSSTSLFALIISPFSSVLADRLGRKHVILYADILFIAGALLQAWSSTVPIMVAGRCIIGAGVGAASFVVPLYIAEVAPAAHRGRLVTLNIMFITLGQVIAYIVGWAFSTYGSPATGWRWMVGLGALPAILQGGMIAFMPETPRWLVKVGRSNMAKEVIRRVNGDTLHHNADAVIKEIELEVREEHEAERLRDHQASGRWEWLGGWRVLISEGRNRRALAIACLLQGLQQLCGFNSLMYFSATIFTVIGFQSPTLTSMVVAVTNFLGTVAALGLVDRIGRRRVLLYSIPFMVVGLLLSAYGFSFLSLATGINTTAGEPPATAGHEMAALTILVSIMVYVAAYALGLGNVPWMQSELFPLAVRSLGSGVATATSWAANFVVGLTFLPLMDLLSPSWTFVLYAIICGGGYFLVWRIYPETAGLSLEEATALLDDGWGVR